From the Mesorhizobium sp. WSM2240 genome, the window CATGGCGACGCGGCGCACCTCGGGCCATTCGCCGCGCAGCAGCCCGTGGAGAACCTCGTCATGCCGGCGCAGGCCATCGGCGGAGAGGATCTCGCTGCGCAGATAGCCTTCCCGTGGCACGCCGACGCGCTCGAGCAGATGGATGAGCACGAGCTTGTGGGCGGCGACTCGGCTGGAGATTTTCTCGAACTTTGCCGTTGTGAAGGCCCAATCGAAAAGCGTGACGCAAACTCCCATCACCGTGGCCTCCTTGCGATGCCGCCGATCACCGATGACGAGGGTCCAGCTCGCGGTGCGATGTCGTGGATTGGCGTCGAAAGTTGCTATCCCGATCAGCGTCCGGGGGTCGGATGTATAGATGCCGACAAGGATCGAGTTCCGGCCGTCGAAACTGGACGCATAGCGCCGAACCTCCTCTTCGCTGTAGCGCCGGGCTGCAATGTTCAGACCGCGCGCCAGTTGCTCGTCGGCCAGCCAAGTCTGCAGCAGCGTGAGATCGGCTTCGCCAATACCAGCAATGCGATAGGTTTCGGATTCTACAGCGGGCACTCGGCTCCCCATCTCAGAGACAGCAACCCGCGCCGTGGAATGCACAGAGGCTACCGGCGGCCGCCCCACCCTTGCACGTAGGGTAGTTGGCCAGCCCACACAACTTAAGGCAATCCGCTATGACCGGAAAGGCGGCGCAGCGCTACCCCGATATCGTAACCACCTGATTCAGCGGCTCGCCGGGAACGAAATCGGCCAACGGTTTGCTGTTCCGGAGGAAAATAGCCCAGTCCTGGCGTTCATTTTCTTGAGTCCTTTAGTACACGCCATTCACCAAGGAGGCTAGTGGAACAATGGTGAGGTGCTGGCACAACAAGTTGTTATGGTCGTCCCGGCCGATCACATCGCTCGGCTTCAGCACGTCGGCACCGAACAGAGAAATTTGTCGCGTCCTCGACCGCGGACAGGGACACCGATGTGACAAGGACGGACGTGGCGCCTGATGTAAGACGGCTTACCTTCTCAGCCTCTTTCGCGAGTTCCCTGACCAGCCCGGCGAGCCCGGTCTTCAGGAGATGCTTTACCTTACCGCATTGGCATCATCCGGATACATAAGGGGCTGTCGACGTCGAAGGCCTCCACCGGCTTGAGGCCAGCTTGAATGGCGACGCTGCGTAACGCCTGTTCGTGCGACAGCACGAAAGGTCCAGGCGTACACGCGGCGGTGGCGGCAGGAGCAGGGGGCGCCGGCCGATCTCCTCGGTTTCATAGACGATGCCTGGCTCTGCTGAAGCACAAGGTGCGGCGTGAGCATGTCACCGATCACCCACCAACATCCCCGCCTCCTCCGCAGCCTCATGAAAAGCTTGTCGCGCAATCCCGGCCTTCGCCGGATCTTTCAAGGCGGCAAGGCAAACCTCTCTTGCGACACCATGTTTTTGACCGGGCTTAACCGGCCAATGGCGCAACAGGATATCGGTGGCTTGGGCAACATTGCCGACATGGATCGTAGTTCCCACCCAATCGGGGAAGCAGATCGGCACAGGCGGATGAAACCAGACGCGATCCATAACAATATTCAACGCGGCGGATCGCGGTTGGTTGCTCAGCAGACGTTCCCGGCGCTGCCCGAAGGGTGCTCCCATCTTTCCGATCTTCAGCAAGCAGCCGCCGATCCGCCGCGTTGAACCCTTCAGCTCGCAACGCATCTGCGATGTTTGAACGAACGAACGAAGCGGACACGCATTACTCTATTTCTCGGATGATCACGCAGCGCGTCGACGCGTAGCGGCAGGCCGGTTTCGAGTCAAAGTCGATAGCCGCCTATCTCGGCTGCAATCGACGAGGTCGCAGCGGTTCTGAAGTCCGGACCTCACACGAAGCAGGCGTCAAGCGGGGAGGGGATCCTGCTATCCAGCGGGAAGAAGGCCGAGCAGCTGGCGGACCGTGTCAAAGGGTAAAACCACGACACGCGGCCCTCATTGGACGATGACGGGAGCGTTGAGCAGCAACCTGGTGATGCGCCAAGGACCGCGTTTCCTACCGATGAGCTCTCGCAGCTAACAACAAGATTGCCGCGACGACCGACCATTTCAGTTGACGGATTTGCGGAGGTTCGCAACCGTTGCAGCGCTGCAACCTGTTCTGCTCACGGCGATCGCAATGCTTCCAGGAAATCCCGACACCATTTTGAGATGTCATGCTTCAGGAGGTGCTGCATCATCTGGTTCCAGCGTTGGCGGCGCTCTTCCATCGACATGGACAACGCCTGGGCGATCGCGTTGGCGACGGCTTCTGAATCGTAAGGGTTGACAAGGATCGCCCCGTCGAGTTCGCGAGCCGCGCCGGCGAAGCGCGACAGCACGAGCACGCCCGGATCCTCAGAGCGCTGGGCAGCAACATATTCCTTCGCGACGAGGTTCATGCCGTCGCGGATCGGTGTGACAAGGCCGACCCGCGCCACGCGGTAAATCCCGGCAAGCGTCGCTTGCCCCAACGACCGGTTCACGTAACGGATTGGCACCCAGTCCGGCGTTCCGTGTTGCCCGTTGACCCGGCCAGCGAACTCGGCCACCTGCCGTTGCATGGCGGCATATTGGAGAACTTCCGAACGCGACTTCGGCGTGATCTGCAGGAGTGTCGCGCGCCCCTGAGAGGCGGGATTGGCGGCGATGAACTTATCGAAGGCTTCTATCTTATGCGTCAGGCCTTTTGAATAGTCGAGTCGGTCGACACCCACGATCAGGTCGCGATTGCGCAAGCTCTCCTCGATCTTGCGTACCGAACCGCTTCGCACCGCGTTCTGGGCAAGCTGCGCAAAACCCGCCGTGTCAATTCCGATCGGAAACACGCCGACGCGAAAGCGGTGGCCATAAGCCTCGAACCAGCCATCCTCAAGCCTCCGGCCGATGCCCTCACGCTCGAGGCAGCTTGCGAAATTATCGGCGTCGAACTGGGTCTGGAAGCCGACCAGATCATAGGCAGTCAGGCCGCGCACGATTGTCTCGTGAACCGGAAGCGCGAAAAACACGTCCGGCGGCGGCCATGGAATGTGGAGGAAGAAGCCGATGCGATTCTTCACGTCCATGTGGCGCAGTTCGGACCCCATGGGGATCAGGTGGTAATCCTGGACCCAGACGAGATCGTCGGGTCTGAGAAGGGGTGCGAGCTGCTGAGCGAAGAAGCGGTTCACCCGAAAATAGCCGGCCATGTCCTTGCGGGCATAGTCTGTCAGGTCCAGCCGGTAATGGCAGAGCGGCCAGAGCACGCTGTTGGCAAACCCGGCATAGTATTCATCGATATCGGCTCGGCGAAGGTCGGTCAGGGCATAGGTGACGCGGCCTTCCTCGCCAAAGACGGGTTTGCCCGGCTCGCGGGCGCCGCTCGACTTGCCAGACCAGCCCATCCAGAGGCCGCCATGCTGGGAGAGCGCGGCCTGCATGGCGACGGCGAGCCCGCCGGCTTGGACTGCGCGCTTGCTTGGAGAGGACACGCGATTCGAAATTACCACGAGGCGGCTCACAGCAAGTCATCCTTTTGGCGCGACAGATGGATCGCGGCATTGGTCTGGCAGAGCATCGAACAAGCCTGGGGGAAGTTGCCCCAGAATTCGGCGGTCTCGATCTGCCATCGGGTGATACGCGCGGTTAATGCGATTTCCGGTTCGTGGAAATCGTCCTGCGCCCGATCGCGGTAGACATGATGGAGGAATATGCCTCCGCCTCCCCAGACGTTAAGATACCGAATTAGCAACTCCTCCGCCTGCGACGCGCATTTCGTATTGGTTGATATCGGCGCGTTGTAATTTACGGCGCTAATCGTATGCGAATACATCGAGCACAGTTACCTAACACACCACCTCCCAATCACGCCAAAAAACGCCCAAAGGTGCGGCCAGTTCGGACGTTAATGTCAATCGGTCCGGAATGCGCCCTGGATCAGCATGCAAACGGCTGGGAATCATGGTGCATTTCTGTTGTGTCCGCAGGCGTGCCCCCCGCAAGCCTCGCTGAAGCGGAAACGGACGTCGCGGGCGCGCACATGACCGCACTTTCACTGCTTCTCAGAACACCGGCCGTCACGCCGTGTCGCGTCGAGGTGCGCACCCTCTCCAAAAGCAGTCTTACGG encodes:
- a CDS encoding GNAT family protein, giving the protein MPAVESETYRIAGIGEADLTLLQTWLADEQLARGLNIAARRYSEEEVRRYASSFDGRNSILVGIYTSDPRTLIGIATFDANPRHRTASWTLVIGDRRHRKEATVMGVCVTLFDWAFTTAKFEKISSRVAAHKLVLIHLLERVGVPREGYLRSEILSADGLRRHDEVLHGLLRGEWPEVRRVAMERRAKALLREQAAIGLR
- a CDS encoding DUF982 domain-containing protein; the encoded protein is MLKIGKMGAPFGQRRERLLSNQPRSAALNIVMDRVWFHPPVPICFPDWVGTTIHVGNVAQATDILLRHWPVKPGQKHGVAREVCLAALKDPAKAGIARQAFHEAAEEAGMLVGDR
- the otsA gene encoding alpha,alpha-trehalose-phosphate synthase (UDP-forming); amino-acid sequence: MSRLVVISNRVSSPSKRAVQAGGLAVAMQAALSQHGGLWMGWSGKSSGAREPGKPVFGEEGRVTYALTDLRRADIDEYYAGFANSVLWPLCHYRLDLTDYARKDMAGYFRVNRFFAQQLAPLLRPDDLVWVQDYHLIPMGSELRHMDVKNRIGFFLHIPWPPPDVFFALPVHETIVRGLTAYDLVGFQTQFDADNFASCLEREGIGRRLEDGWFEAYGHRFRVGVFPIGIDTAGFAQLAQNAVRSGSVRKIEESLRNRDLIVGVDRLDYSKGLTHKIEAFDKFIAANPASQGRATLLQITPKSRSEVLQYAAMQRQVAEFAGRVNGQHGTPDWVPIRYVNRSLGQATLAGIYRVARVGLVTPIRDGMNLVAKEYVAAQRSEDPGVLVLSRFAGAARELDGAILVNPYDSEAVANAIAQALSMSMEERRQRWNQMMQHLLKHDISKWCRDFLEALRSP